The Brasilonema sennae CENA114 genome includes a region encoding these proteins:
- a CDS encoding TMEM143 family protein yields the protein MAVYENREAFIPYRRTDIIKLCLQDGQLNAADAEKFQDFCQILSAYYHFRFHKTLEIIKDNYVPFNPNGDVQPLTQPTFDQYDEMESKVVDAFNHILERANYILLPESIVQQALGNKSLIDLKTDVDFEDFEHFCCYSQGDIDTKISLKKFFFWQEEKTINILERIVLLIKFKEAAYFRAKKVKIENLNFTPGKIYVYFYKNIPKLDIDLLFPNVVTSMTWKDRLLFGIPAIGAAVPLVLKALPNLLLLITAILLVFNASSLVESLDVEQDKIRNVMPILVATLSLGIALGGFAFKQYTNYKNKKIKFQKDVTDTLFFKNLANNASVFQMLIDIAEEEECKEIILVYYHLLTSPTPLNPKQLDSRIETWMERKLGIRINFDIHGPLNNLEDIRGKVITNAEQADIAPEMPLLTYDNEGFCHVLPLEDARAVIDYVWDNAFLYNGIAF from the coding sequence ATGGCAGTTTATGAAAATCGAGAAGCGTTCATTCCCTACCGTCGCACCGATATTATCAAACTTTGCCTCCAAGATGGTCAGCTAAATGCAGCTGATGCTGAAAAGTTTCAAGATTTCTGCCAAATTCTATCCGCGTATTACCACTTTCGCTTTCACAAGACGCTGGAAATTATCAAAGACAACTACGTACCCTTCAATCCGAATGGAGATGTTCAACCACTCACTCAACCAACTTTTGACCAATACGACGAGATGGAGTCAAAAGTTGTTGATGCATTCAACCACATTTTAGAAAGAGCGAATTACATTCTTTTGCCTGAATCGATTGTACAACAAGCATTGGGAAATAAATCTCTGATTGATTTAAAAACTGATGTTGATTTCGAGGACTTTGAGCATTTCTGTTGTTATTCCCAAGGCGATATTGACACGAAAATTTCGCTTAAAAAGTTCTTCTTTTGGCAAGAAGAAAAGACTATTAATATTTTGGAACGAATTGTTTTACTCATTAAATTTAAAGAAGCGGCTTACTTTCGTGCCAAGAAAGTCAAAATAGAAAATCTGAACTTTACTCCTGGTAAAATCTATGTCTACTTTTACAAGAATATTCCAAAACTAGATATTGACTTGCTCTTTCCTAATGTTGTCACCAGTATGACTTGGAAAGACCGGCTATTATTTGGAATTCCTGCAATAGGGGCTGCAGTTCCCCTAGTCTTAAAAGCATTGCCGAATCTGTTATTGCTTATTACTGCAATTTTGTTAGTGTTTAATGCATCATCTTTAGTGGAATCGCTAGATGTAGAACAGGATAAGATCAGAAATGTCATGCCCATTCTAGTGGCAACGCTATCGTTGGGGATCGCACTGGGTGGATTTGCCTTCAAGCAGTACACCAATTACAAAAACAAAAAAATCAAATTCCAAAAAGATGTTACCGATACGCTTTTCTTCAAGAATTTAGCCAACAATGCCAGCGTCTTTCAGATGCTCATCGACATTGCTGAGGAAGAGGAGTGTAAGGAAATTATTCTAGTATATTACCATCTCCTTACCAGTCCGACTCCGTTGAATCCGAAACAGTTAGACTCTCGCATCGAAACTTGGATGGAGAGGAAGCTGGGCATCAGGATTAACTTCGATATCCACGGTCCCTTGAACAATCTAGAAGATATTCGTGGCAAAGTGATCACAAATGCCGAACAAGCAGACATTGCCCCTGAAATGCCTCTATTAACCTATGATAACGAGGGATTTTGCCATGTTCTCCCCTTGGAAGATGCTAGAGCAGTGATCGATTATGTATGGGATAATGCTTTCCTCTATAACGGGATAGCCTTTTGA
- a CDS encoding DUF433 domain-containing protein: MEAKSKPAMQTITDISTLIVRTPGTCGGRPRIAETRITVQYIVNEIKAGVTPEEILEDKPHLTLAGIYSGLAYYYANKESLDAEFAAYNEECRRLEAEYKAGNLS, translated from the coding sequence ATGGAAGCAAAAAGCAAACCAGCTATGCAAACCATTACCGACATTAGTACATTAATTGTCCGTACGCCGGGAACTTGCGGTGGGCGTCCCCGCATCGCCGAAACTCGCATTACGGTTCAGTATATCGTGAATGAGATTAAAGCAGGTGTCACACCTGAAGAAATTTTGGAAGATAAACCCCACTTGACGCTTGCAGGGATTTATAGCGGATTGGCGTACTATTATGCCAACAAAGAATCGCTTGACGCCGAATTTGCAGCCTACAACGAGGAATGTCGTCGCCTCGAAGCTGAGTATAAAGCAGGAAATCTATCGTGA
- a CDS encoding TIR domain-containing protein: protein MSNPVKVFFSYSHKDEVLRDDLATHLSMMKRQGVIEAWHDREISAGGEWANAIDDNLNAADIILLLVSANFLASDYCYDIEMQRAMERHEAREARVIPIILKPVDWRNAPFAKLQALPKNAKAVTTWQDKDEAFLNIAQGIRRLVEDMVKSKTSSTASETTTPAITSGGLTDSQRRRWKQQEALLQQEYDLVSTKLGKLRQAYLIETDTAVKFKLEKQIQESETELTRLEQQLEEIEQKLV from the coding sequence ATGTCCAATCCAGTTAAAGTATTTTTTTCCTACTCCCATAAAGATGAAGTTTTGCGAGACGATTTGGCAACTCATCTGAGCATGATGAAACGTCAGGGAGTGATTGAAGCTTGGCATGATCGGGAAATCAGTGCTGGTGGAGAATGGGCAAATGCGATCGATGACAATCTTAACGCTGCGGATATCATTTTATTGCTGGTGAGCGCTAACTTTCTGGCTTCAGATTACTGCTACGATATTGAGATGCAGCGAGCAATGGAACGACATGAGGCAAGAGAAGCTCGCGTGATTCCGATTATTCTCAAGCCAGTAGACTGGAGAAATGCACCTTTTGCCAAACTGCAAGCACTCCCTAAAAATGCCAAAGCTGTGACAACTTGGCAAGACAAAGATGAAGCTTTTTTGAATATTGCTCAAGGAATTCGCAGATTAGTTGAAGATATGGTGAAGTCAAAAACCTCTTCAACCGCTTCTGAAACGACTACACCAGCGATAACGAGCGGTGGATTAACAGATAGCCAACGTCGCAGATGGAAGCAACAAGAAGCTTTACTGCAACAAGAGTATGATTTGGTGAGCACAAAATTAGGTAAGCTGCGCCAAGCATACTTGATTGAAACAGATACAGCGGTAAAGTTTAAGCTAGAGAAACAAATTCAGGAAAGCGAAACAGAACTAACTCGTTTAGAGCAACAGCTTGAGGAAATTGAGCAAAAGCTTGTGTAG
- a CDS encoding helix-turn-helix domain-containing protein, whose translation MAGLAPKQLNLSDGDRSELQELVNRHNTGQQIVLRAKIILLASEGKNNGEIARTLNISLDMARLWRNRWFKTSDKKLPTFERLRDSERIGAPVKFSMEQVIKLFALACSKPEDYGRPISHWTPRELADEIIKQGIIESISVRHVGRLLEEAELKPHQSSYWLTPP comes from the coding sequence GTGGCAGGATTAGCTCCAAAACAATTAAACTTAAGCGATGGCGATCGCTCAGAACTGCAAGAGTTGGTAAACCGACACAATACAGGGCAACAAATAGTACTACGTGCAAAAATAATTCTTCTAGCGTCAGAGGGGAAAAATAATGGCGAAATTGCTCGAACATTAAATATAAGTCTGGATATGGCTCGTTTATGGCGAAACCGATGGTTTAAAACTAGCGATAAAAAGTTGCCTACTTTTGAGAGACTACGAGATTCGGAGCGTATTGGGGCACCAGTAAAATTTAGTATGGAGCAAGTAATCAAACTGTTTGCCCTTGCATGTTCAAAACCCGAAGACTACGGACGACCAATAAGTCATTGGACACCAAGAGAACTAGCAGACGAAATTATAAAGCAAGGGATTATTGAAAGCATATCTGTCCGCCATGTTGGAAGATTACTAGAAGAGGCAGAACTTAAACCCCACCAGAGTAGTTACTGGTTAACCCCCCCCTAA
- a CDS encoding transposase, which translates to MSIDEMTGIQATERLEKDLPMRPGKVERREFEYIRHGTQSLIANFDVATGKIIEPTCGDSRTEVDFVLNIRRIIESEPNAKKWHLIMDCLNTHQSESLVRLVAEKEGLNIDLGIKGKRGILKSMKSRAAFLSDKTHRIVFHYTPKHSSWLNQIEIWFSILVRKLLQRASFKSQDDLKTRILEFIDYFNKTMAKPFQWTYKGKVLAV; encoded by the coding sequence ATATCAATTGATGAAATGACGGGTATTCAAGCTACAGAGCGTCTAGAAAAAGATTTACCGATGCGACCTGGTAAAGTTGAAAGAAGGGAGTTTGAGTATATTCGTCACGGTACACAGAGTTTAATTGCTAATTTTGATGTCGCTACTGGTAAGATTATCGAGCCTACTTGTGGAGATTCTCGAACAGAAGTTGATTTTGTTCTCAATATTCGTCGAATCATTGAAAGTGAACCCAATGCTAAAAAATGGCATCTAATCATGGATTGTCTGAATACGCATCAGTCTGAATCGCTGGTTCGTTTGGTTGCAGAAAAAGAAGGTTTGAATATCGATCTGGGTATTAAAGGAAAAAGGGGAATACTCAAATCCATGAAATCCCGTGCTGCTTTTTTAAGTGACAAAACACATCGAATTGTTTTCCATTACACCCCTAAACACTCTTCTTGGCTCAACCAGATTGAAATTTGGTTCAGTATTTTGGTTCGTAAGTTACTTCAGCGTGCTAGCTTCAAGAGTCAGGATGACCTAAAAACCCGAATTCTTGAATTTATCGACTACTTTAATAAAACAATGGCTAAACCTTTTCAGTGGACATATAAGGGTAAAGTGTTAGCTGTCTAA
- a CDS encoding P-II family nitrogen regulator: MHLVKRIEIIANSFELGKILDRLDKSGVNGHIVIRNVVGKGLRGRAEDLDMTMLDNVYILAFCAPEEIKPVVENLKPLLNKFGGTCYISDVMEISSVKCVASM; this comes from the coding sequence ATGCACCTAGTTAAAAGGATAGAAATTATTGCTAACTCCTTTGAGCTTGGCAAAATTTTAGATCGTTTAGATAAGTCAGGTGTAAACGGTCATATTGTGATCCGAAATGTTGTTGGCAAAGGATTACGAGGTAGAGCGGAAGATTTAGACATGACGATGCTCGATAATGTTTACATCCTCGCGTTCTGTGCGCCTGAGGAAATCAAGCCTGTTGTAGAAAACCTCAAACCTCTGCTGAATAAGTTTGGAGGCACCTGTTATATCTCCGATGTCATGGAGATTAGCTCTGTAAAATGTGTCGCGTCAATGTGA
- a CDS encoding sodium-dependent bicarbonate transport family permease — translation MDASLIVSNILNPPVLFFFLGMTAVFVKSDLEIPPPVPKLFSLYLLFAIGFKGGVELMKSGITTEVLLTLLAAVLMACAVPIYTFFILKLKLDVYDAAAIAATYGSISAVTFITASAFLTELGIAYDGYMVAALALMESPAIIVGLILVNLFTVEKGESREFSWPEVLRDAFLNSSVFLLVGSVLIGFLTGERGGKVLEPFTQGLFYGVLTFFLLDMGLVAARRIKDLQKTGFFLISFAILIPILNAAIGLAIAKFLGMSQGDALLFSVLCASASYIAVPAAMRLTVPEANPSLYVSTALAVTFPFNIIVGIPVYLYAINLFWS, via the coding sequence ATGGATGCTAGTTTGATCGTATCCAACATTTTGAATCCGCCAGTTCTGTTTTTCTTCTTAGGCATGACTGCTGTTTTTGTCAAGTCGGATCTGGAAATTCCTCCCCCCGTGCCCAAACTTTTTTCGCTTTATCTGCTGTTTGCGATTGGGTTTAAGGGGGGAGTTGAACTGATGAAAAGTGGAATCACGACCGAAGTGCTTCTGACACTGCTCGCAGCAGTGTTGATGGCTTGTGCTGTCCCGATTTACACTTTCTTTATTTTAAAGCTGAAGCTGGATGTTTACGATGCAGCAGCGATCGCCGCAACCTACGGTTCTATCAGTGCTGTCACCTTCATCACCGCGAGTGCTTTTCTAACTGAACTTGGCATTGCTTATGATGGCTACATGGTGGCAGCTCTTGCTCTGATGGAATCTCCAGCGATCATTGTTGGTCTCATCCTGGTAAATTTATTTACCGTTGAGAAGGGCGAGTCGCGAGAGTTTTCTTGGCCAGAAGTGTTACGAGATGCGTTTCTCAACAGTTCAGTGTTTCTACTAGTCGGTAGTGTTCTGATTGGATTCTTGACCGGAGAACGTGGTGGGAAAGTGTTGGAACCCTTTACTCAAGGATTGTTCTATGGAGTTCTGACCTTCTTTTTACTGGATATGGGATTGGTTGCTGCTAGAAGAATTAAAGACTTGCAAAAAACAGGATTTTTCCTGATCTCATTTGCAATCCTGATTCCAATACTGAATGCAGCTATTGGGTTAGCGATCGCCAAATTCCTTGGTATGTCTCAAGGAGATGCACTGTTGTTCTCCGTACTATGTGCCAGCGCCTCTTACATCGCTGTTCCAGCAGCCATGCGGTTGACTGTTCCGGAAGCGAATCCCAGCTTGTACGTTTCTACGGCTCTGGCAGTAACATTCCCATTCAATATTATTGTGGGAATTCCGGTATATCTGTACGCAATTAATTTGTTTTGGAGCTAA
- a CDS encoding glycosyltransferase family 2 protein, which yields MNTQPLFSIIVPVYQTERFLEQCLRSLKNQSLRDFECIVVNDGSKGTRIEDWYRDQDTDWKSKLSIVNIENQFQCRYIFHQIVGDDLRFKYVEQSNKGVSVARNTAIKLATGKHIVCVDSDDWILPNHLDNIVNVIEKQKNQPNFTFSLITRAYNTGRTIKRPIPRSFNLANLTYSHFAWSWNSVYSLDFLQKYGLVFDEKLGYGAQNFSGAVSVKKEDVLFSYDHFYALHREYNLKHVRFVDYLQTYMYRDVAKAEKKALDDMLNGEQAFLRYLHNKYENEDIPRSAKIALASQYPG from the coding sequence ATGAATACTCAACCTTTATTTTCTATCATTGTTCCTGTATATCAAACAGAACGCTTTCTGGAGCAATGCTTAAGATCTCTAAAAAATCAGTCTTTGAGAGATTTTGAGTGTATTGTAGTGAACGATGGCAGCAAAGGAACGAGAATAGAAGATTGGTACAGAGATCAGGATACTGATTGGAAATCGAAACTGAGTATAGTCAATATAGAAAATCAGTTTCAATGTAGGTATATCTTTCATCAGATTGTAGGTGATGATCTAAGATTTAAATATGTTGAACAATCTAACAAAGGTGTATCTGTAGCCCGCAACACTGCTATAAAATTAGCAACAGGTAAACATATTGTTTGTGTCGATTCAGATGACTGGATTTTACCCAATCATTTGGACAATATTGTTAATGTAATTGAAAAGCAAAAAAACCAGCCTAACTTCACTTTTAGTTTGATTACTAGAGCCTACAACACGGGACGCACAATTAAACGTCCGATTCCACGTAGTTTCAATTTAGCAAACCTAACTTATTCCCATTTCGCATGGTCTTGGAACAGCGTTTATAGCCTGGACTTTTTACAGAAGTACGGGTTGGTTTTTGACGAAAAGTTAGGTTATGGTGCTCAGAACTTTTCTGGGGCAGTATCGGTTAAAAAGGAGGATGTTCTTTTTAGCTATGATCATTTTTACGCTCTACATAGAGAGTATAACCTAAAACATGTAAGGTTTGTGGATTACTTACAGACATATATGTACAGGGATGTTGCTAAAGCTGAGAAAAAAGCTTTAGATGATATGCTAAATGGTGAGCAAGCCTTTCTAAGGTATCTGCACAATAAGTACGAAAATGAAGATATTCCTCGCTCAGCAAAAATTGCTCTAGCCTCTCAGTATCCTGGCTAA
- a CDS encoding glycoside hydrolase family 10 protein translates to MKLRLIPQAWWRMYRLQRHKGRVLKRLSPLFFLVSFVTVLLLNSLTPAIAQEAAPSESIPQPPRQEIRGVWMTNNDFDTLKNRAKVQDAMNQLRRLNFNTIYPVVWNSGYVMYPSAIAKGAGIQPFVLRGSDGHDILADLIAQAHRQNLLAIPWFEFGFMAPPTSELALNHPDWLTQKRDRSETSISAAGEVAWLNPFHPKVQQFITDLVLEIVTQYDVDGIQFDDHMSLPYEFGYDKYTVALYSQETKNNPPANAQDAAWMRWRADKITAFMVQLNQAVKARKPNVIFSVSPNYYDFAYKFQLQDWLSWVQQNIVDELIVQVYRPNLASFTTTISRPEIQQVQQIIPTGIGIMAGSQKGSVSMQQISSQVRAAQERGLGVAFFYYQSLWNSAPEPAKHRQATFQTLFLTPALRARARIELPLNTTSAQEP, encoded by the coding sequence ATGAAATTGCGTTTGATTCCTCAAGCTTGGTGGCGAATGTACAGATTACAACGTCATAAAGGACGAGTCCTCAAACGTCTTTCCCCATTGTTTTTTTTGGTATCATTTGTGACGGTACTACTATTAAACAGCCTTACCCCTGCCATCGCCCAAGAAGCAGCTCCCTCTGAAAGCATCCCGCAGCCACCCCGTCAGGAAATTCGTGGGGTTTGGATGACTAATAACGATTTTGACACCCTCAAGAATCGTGCCAAGGTACAGGATGCAATGAATCAACTCAGACGGCTGAACTTCAACACGATTTATCCTGTGGTGTGGAATTCTGGATATGTGATGTATCCCAGCGCGATCGCAAAAGGTGCAGGTATTCAGCCCTTTGTCTTACGAGGCTCAGATGGACATGATATTCTTGCAGATCTGATTGCCCAAGCACATCGCCAAAACTTGCTCGCAATTCCTTGGTTTGAGTTTGGCTTCATGGCTCCCCCAACGTCAGAACTGGCGTTGAATCATCCGGATTGGCTCACACAAAAACGGGATCGTAGCGAAACTTCGATTAGTGCAGCTGGTGAAGTTGCGTGGCTTAATCCCTTCCATCCAAAAGTGCAGCAGTTTATTACCGATCTCGTGCTGGAAATTGTCACTCAATATGATGTTGATGGCATTCAGTTTGACGATCATATGAGTTTGCCGTACGAATTTGGCTACGATAAATACACTGTTGCATTGTATAGTCAGGAAACTAAAAACAATCCCCCAGCTAATGCCCAAGATGCGGCATGGATGCGCTGGCGAGCAGATAAAATCACGGCGTTCATGGTACAACTCAATCAAGCTGTCAAAGCAAGAAAACCCAATGTGATTTTCTCTGTTTCCCCCAATTATTACGACTTTGCTTACAAGTTTCAACTACAAGATTGGCTCAGTTGGGTGCAGCAAAATATAGTCGATGAGCTGATTGTGCAAGTTTATCGTCCCAACCTTGCGAGTTTTACCACAACAATTTCTCGTCCAGAAATTCAACAAGTGCAGCAAATAATTCCAACTGGAATTGGTATTATGGCAGGATCCCAAAAAGGCTCAGTATCAATGCAGCAAATTTCATCCCAGGTACGGGCTGCTCAAGAACGTGGCTTGGGTGTGGCTTTCTTCTACTACCAAAGCCTCTGGAACTCTGCTCCAGAACCTGCCAAACATCGACAGGCTACATTTCAAACTCTTTTTTTGACTCCCGCACTCCGCGCTAGAGCCAGAATAGAATTACCTTTGAACACAACAAGTGCACAAGAACCGTAG
- a CDS encoding serine/threonine protein kinase, whose translation MNRLIESVHQDLLPRFQIESVDPHDPVKVRHVPKPWQLLGAGNYAAVVYHPDYPEFVIKIYAPGRPGFSEEVEVYRRLGSHPAFSECLYANDGFLILKRLHGVTLYDCMQRGLRIPKQVIHDIDQALDYARKRGLHPHDVHGRNVMMYKGRGLVVDISDFLHEEACSKWDDLKKGYYWLYRPFLSPLGIRIPYFVLDVVRRSYRFLIRLVSRLKQLKSRRF comes from the coding sequence ATGAATCGGCTAATCGAGAGTGTCCACCAAGACCTACTTCCTCGGTTCCAAATTGAAAGCGTAGATCCCCACGACCCAGTCAAAGTCCGCCATGTGCCCAAACCCTGGCAACTTCTTGGGGCGGGGAACTACGCCGCAGTGGTTTATCACCCAGACTACCCTGAGTTTGTGATAAAAATTTATGCACCCGGACGCCCCGGTTTTTCTGAGGAGGTAGAGGTCTACCGCCGCCTGGGTTCCCATCCTGCTTTCTCTGAGTGTCTGTATGCCAATGATGGCTTTTTAATCCTGAAGCGGTTGCATGGAGTTACTCTCTACGACTGTATGCAGCGTGGTCTACGGATACCGAAGCAGGTGATACACGACATTGACCAAGCTTTAGATTATGCCCGTAAGCGCGGTCTCCACCCCCATGATGTCCACGGACGTAATGTGATGATGTACAAAGGTAGGGGACTAGTTGTGGACATCTCGGACTTTCTGCATGAGGAGGCTTGCTCAAAGTGGGATGACCTGAAAAAGGGATACTACTGGCTGTACCGCCCCTTCCTCTCCCCGCTTGGGATACGGATACCCTACTTTGTCTTGGATGTTGTTCGCAGGAGTTATCGTTTCTTGATCCGCTTAGTTTCACGCCTAAAGCAACTCAAAAGCAGACGCTTTTAG
- a CDS encoding ABC transporter ATP-binding protein, whose protein sequence is MRLFNYGHQYRKLIWLATICSILNKLFDLAPPALIGVAVDVVVKQQNSIIAQWGVKDVFGQFFIISFLTVIIWILESVFEYAYERLWRNLAQDIQHDLRLDAYEHLQELELAYFEERSTGGLMSILSDDINQLERFLNGGANDILQVVTTVVIIGGAFFILAPSVAWMAVLPIPFILWGSFAFQKLLAPRYADVREKVGLLNSRLVNNLSGITTIKSFTSEDYEISRLTKESEAYRRSNAKAIKLSAAFVPLIRMLILVSFTALLLFGGIAAANGKISVGTYSVLLFLVQRLLWPLTRLGDTFDQYQRAMASTNRVMNLLDTPLAIHTGDTHLPTDTVRGEVEFKNVTFAYKDRLPVVTNLSLQVQAGNTIAIVGSTGSGKSTLVKLLLRLYEVQSGTMTLDGIDIQQLELQDLRRCIGLVSQDVFLFHGSIAENIAYGSFDASDDQIITAAKIAEAHEFILQLPQGYETIVGERGQKLSGGQRQRIAIARAILKNPPILILDEATSAVDNETEAAIQRSLEHITVNRTTIAIAHRLSTIRNASRIYVMEYGQFVESGTHQELLDKSGVYASLWRVQSGLR, encoded by the coding sequence ATGCGGCTGTTCAATTACGGACACCAGTATCGTAAACTAATCTGGCTGGCGACGATTTGTTCTATCTTGAATAAACTTTTTGATTTAGCACCACCTGCGTTAATTGGCGTCGCGGTGGATGTGGTGGTAAAGCAGCAAAATTCTATCATCGCTCAATGGGGAGTGAAAGATGTTTTTGGGCAATTTTTTATTATTTCGTTCCTGACTGTAATCATCTGGATACTAGAATCGGTTTTTGAATACGCTTACGAAAGGCTTTGGCGTAATTTGGCACAAGACATTCAGCATGATTTGCGTCTGGATGCTTATGAACATTTGCAAGAGTTAGAACTTGCATATTTTGAAGAACGCAGTACAGGTGGTTTGATGTCTATTCTCAGTGATGATATCAACCAATTGGAACGTTTTTTAAATGGTGGGGCAAATGATATTCTCCAAGTTGTTACAACAGTTGTCATTATAGGTGGTGCTTTCTTTATTTTGGCTCCTAGTGTTGCCTGGATGGCAGTATTGCCGATACCATTTATTCTTTGGGGTTCGTTTGCTTTTCAAAAATTACTCGCACCTCGCTATGCTGATGTCAGAGAAAAGGTTGGTCTTCTCAACTCGCGTCTTGTGAATAATTTGAGCGGTATTACTACTATTAAAAGTTTTACCTCCGAAGATTACGAAATTTCACGTTTAACAAAAGAAAGTGAGGCATATCGCCGCAGTAACGCTAAAGCAATTAAACTTTCAGCTGCATTTGTTCCCTTAATCCGGATGTTGATTTTGGTGAGTTTTACAGCATTATTGCTGTTTGGGGGAATTGCAGCAGCGAATGGCAAAATATCTGTCGGTACATACAGTGTACTATTATTTCTCGTCCAGCGGTTACTCTGGCCTTTAACAAGATTAGGTGATACTTTTGACCAATATCAAAGAGCAATGGCTTCCACAAATCGAGTGATGAATTTGTTGGATACTCCTTTGGCGATTCATACGGGAGACACACATTTACCGACTGATACAGTACGTGGTGAAGTGGAGTTCAAAAATGTCACTTTTGCTTATAAAGATAGGTTACCAGTTGTGACAAATCTATCTTTGCAGGTTCAAGCAGGCAATACAATCGCTATTGTTGGTTCTACTGGTTCTGGCAAAAGCACTTTGGTAAAACTTCTATTGCGATTGTATGAAGTGCAATCAGGAACAATGACTCTTGATGGAATTGATATACAACAATTAGAACTACAGGATTTGCGCCGTTGTATTGGTTTGGTCAGTCAGGATGTTTTCTTATTTCACGGTAGTATAGCAGAAAATATTGCCTATGGCAGTTTTGATGCTTCAGATGATCAAATCATCACAGCCGCTAAAATCGCTGAAGCACACGAATTTATTCTGCAATTGCCTCAAGGATATGAGACCATAGTCGGCGAACGAGGACAAAAGTTATCTGGTGGACAACGACAGCGGATTGCTATTGCCCGCGCCATCTTAAAGAATCCACCAATTTTAATTTTAGATGAAGCGACATCAGCAGTCGATAATGAGACTGAGGCAGCAATTCAGCGATCGCTAGAACATATTACTGTCAATCGAACAACAATTGCGATCGCACACCGTCTTTCCACAATCCGCAATGCTTCACGTATCTATGTCATGGAATACGGACAATTTGTTGAATCAGGAACCCACCAAGAACTACTGGACAAAAGCGGAGTTTATGCGAGTCTGTGGCGCGTGCAGTCAGGTTTGAGGTAA
- a CDS encoding prohibitin family protein — protein sequence MKNQSFGNWQTVVAGIVAAILVIFSFNSFIIINPGQAGVLSILGKATDGALIEGIHVIPPFISRVDVYDLTVQKFEVPGESSTKDLQTLSARFAINFRINPIQVVDIRRTQGTLENIVNKIIAPQTQESFKIAAAKRTVEEAITKRNELKEDFDAALGQRLDKYGIIVLDTSVVDLTFSPEFAKAVEEKQIAEQRAQRAVYIAREAEQEAQAEINRAKGKAEAQRLLAETLKAQGGQLVLQKEAIESWKSGGAQMPKVLVMSGDTKNSVPFLFNFANLQD from the coding sequence TTGAAAAATCAGTCATTCGGGAATTGGCAAACTGTAGTCGCAGGAATTGTGGCAGCAATACTTGTCATTTTTAGCTTTAATTCCTTTATTATTATAAATCCAGGGCAAGCAGGAGTACTTAGTATCTTGGGGAAAGCCACAGATGGAGCATTAATCGAGGGTATTCACGTTATACCGCCCTTCATTTCCAGAGTAGATGTATATGATTTGACTGTGCAAAAGTTTGAGGTTCCAGGAGAAAGTTCAACCAAGGATTTGCAAACTCTATCTGCCAGATTTGCTATTAACTTTCGTATTAATCCTATACAAGTTGTTGATATTAGAAGGACACAAGGAACATTAGAAAATATTGTCAACAAAATTATTGCACCTCAAACCCAAGAATCTTTTAAAATTGCAGCTGCTAAAAGAACAGTTGAGGAGGCGATTACAAAAAGAAATGAGTTGAAAGAAGACTTTGATGCTGCATTGGGGCAACGCTTAGATAAATATGGAATAATTGTGTTAGATACCAGTGTGGTTGATTTAACATTTTCCCCAGAATTTGCCAAAGCAGTTGAAGAAAAACAAATTGCAGAGCAAAGAGCACAAAGAGCTGTGTATATAGCCCGAGAAGCTGAACAAGAGGCTCAAGCAGAGATCAACCGTGCTAAGGGAAAAGCGGAAGCTCAAAGACTTTTAGCCGAAACTTTAAAAGCTCAAGGTGGGCAGTTGGTTCTGCAAAAAGAAGCGATCGAATCTTGGAAGAGTGGAGGTGCTCAGATGCCAAAAGTCCTCGTTATGAGTGGTGATACAAAAAATAGTGTACCATTTCTCTTTAATTTCGCTAATTTGCAAGATTAA